In Methanonatronarchaeum sp. AMET-Sl, one genomic interval encodes:
- a CDS encoding ATP-dependent DNA helicase — translation MTDYLDFFPKEKPYSSQLDAMEKISRGVSRGRVILFEGACGTGKTLAALAPSLEYAKSRGKKVVIATNVHQQMKQFIDEASEIYETSDIKTVVFQGKTKLCIEDMGYGECQALKEETYELYRLRKERNELKYEVKGSSSGSRDKKIELLKEIDREISEKESNSCVPLLNTLKGDGDFESWVFSDVRGPGDVVDWCSVRERCPYEELKKGLEEAELIICNYRHIMDPVTLSRFSEWLGEEGDPFSEAILILDEAHNLSQVARDIYSRRIALKTIKKALSEVRDEKTRNLVDGDFGEVETLFKLLFNSIKKMEPNKIWEGYNEVKVQDPESPRSKDRITKSLKEDGGRVEKKLNKALMIGNELESIYEEEFKAKKRSRKKVCYIQVVAEFLLNYLQNASSSDYYPYLEFEKNGGEVGARLGLFNCAPEDMVGSLLNSTHSTIMMSATLRPFSHIRKSYGFTDTLDLAYPMNFPIENRQTLAVDTHALFSKNRKDEMVVTEVSKILRDIISDTPGNVLVFFPNWGEAKKYYDSVDTDVEKFLDMRGESSVEVRDRFFEIGEGGGKSALFSYIWGTLSEGLDYSDNRVRTVVIVGVPYPLLDDKMKAIQNSYQKRYGDGWKYGVEVPTVRKVRQAIGRAVRSPTDKASRVLLDKRYTPSSSRNMGKYSFYTSLPKELREEIKEVRPEEVGSTINSFFSD, via the coding sequence GCTGCATTGGCTCCTTCTCTTGAATACGCTAAATCGAGGGGTAAAAAGGTTGTTATAGCTACTAATGTTCATCAACAGATGAAGCAGTTTATTGATGAGGCGAGTGAGATTTATGAGACCTCTGATATTAAGACTGTTGTTTTTCAAGGTAAGACTAAACTTTGTATTGAGGATATGGGGTATGGTGAGTGTCAGGCCTTAAAGGAAGAGACTTATGAGTTATATAGGTTGAGGAAGGAGCGTAATGAACTTAAGTATGAAGTTAAGGGTTCTAGTAGTGGTTCTAGAGATAAGAAAATAGAGTTGTTGAAAGAGATTGATAGGGAGATTAGTGAAAAGGAGTCTAATAGTTGTGTTCCGTTGTTGAATACTCTTAAGGGGGATGGTGATTTTGAGTCCTGGGTTTTTAGTGATGTTCGAGGTCCTGGGGATGTTGTTGATTGGTGTTCTGTTAGAGAGCGCTGTCCTTATGAGGAGTTGAAGAAGGGTCTTGAAGAGGCTGAGCTTATTATATGTAATTATCGTCATATTATGGATCCTGTAACGCTTTCCAGGTTTTCTGAATGGCTTGGGGAGGAGGGGGATCCTTTTAGTGAGGCTATATTGATTCTTGATGAAGCACATAATCTTAGTCAGGTTGCTAGAGATATTTATTCACGTCGTATTGCTCTTAAAACTATTAAAAAGGCTTTAAGTGAGGTTAGGGATGAAAAAACCCGTAACTTGGTTGATGGAGATTTTGGTGAGGTTGAAACTCTATTTAAATTGCTTTTTAATTCTATAAAAAAGATGGAGCCAAACAAAATATGGGAAGGATATAATGAAGTTAAAGTTCAGGACCCTGAGTCGCCTCGGAGTAAGGATAGAATAACTAAGTCGTTAAAGGAAGATGGTGGTCGGGTTGAAAAGAAATTGAATAAGGCTTTGATGATTGGTAATGAACTTGAATCGATATATGAAGAGGAGTTTAAAGCTAAAAAAAGGTCTCGTAAAAAGGTTTGTTATATTCAGGTTGTTGCTGAGTTTTTGCTAAATTATCTTCAGAATGCAAGTAGTTCTGATTACTATCCTTATCTGGAGTTTGAGAAAAATGGGGGGGAGGTTGGAGCTAGGTTAGGCCTGTTTAACTGTGCTCCGGAAGACATGGTTGGCTCACTTTTGAACTCCACTCATTCAACTATAATGATGTCAGCTACATTACGTCCTTTCAGCCATATCCGGAAGTCATATGGATTTACCGATACTCTAGATCTGGCGTATCCAATGAATTTTCCTATTGAAAATAGGCAGACCCTAGCGGTTGATACTCATGCTCTTTTTTCTAAAAACCGTAAGGACGAGATGGTTGTTACTGAGGTTTCAAAGATTTTAAGAGACATTATTTCAGATACACCTGGGAATGTCTTGGTTTTTTTCCCAAACTGGGGTGAAGCAAAAAAATACTATGACTCCGTTGACACAGATGTTGAGAAATTCCTTGATATGCGGGGAGAGTCGTCTGTCGAGGTTAGGGACCGTTTCTTTGAGATTGGTGAAGGTGGTGGAAAATCTGCGCTTTTCTCTTATATCTGGGGTACTTTGTCTGAAGGACTGGATTATAGCGATAATCGCGTTAGAACTGTTGTTATTGTAGGTGTTCCATATCCCTTACTTGATGACAAAATGAAGGCTATACAGAATTCTTATCAAAAAAGGTATGGTGATGGATGGAAATATGGTGTTGAGGTTCCTACAGTTAGAAAGGTTAGACAAGCAATTGGTAGGGCTGTTAGGTCTCCAACAGACAAAGCGTCTAGAGTTCTTTTGGATAAACGATATACACCAAGTTCAAGTAGGAATATGGGTAAATACTCTTTCTACACTAGTCTTCCAAAAGAGCTTAGGGAAGAAATAAAAGAAGTTAGGCCTGAAGAAGTTGGATCCACGATAAATAGTTTCTTTAGTGACTAA
- the pyrH gene encoding UMP kinase, with product MSIVISLGGSILAPDLDSSRFSEYSRVLKDISFEDDLVVVTGGGEMAREYIDIARGLGSNEAFCDSIGIEVTRLNARLLISALGEGVFPEPPGSYDAALRAFSVSDVVVMGGVSPGQSTDAVSALIAEYVDAELLVFATSVDGVYSSDPRFNDDAEKLDRISPDRLVEIVMETEIKAGAKGVVDPLASKIIERSEIPTVVLDGSEPEKVRSVVLDGVHEGTLVVSESYEGVLG from the coding sequence ATGTCTATTGTTATTAGTTTAGGTGGTTCGATACTGGCTCCAGACCTTGATAGTTCTAGGTTTAGTGAATATTCTAGGGTGTTGAAGGATATATCTTTTGAAGATGATCTTGTTGTGGTGACTGGTGGTGGTGAGATGGCTAGGGAGTATATTGATATTGCGAGGGGTCTTGGTTCTAATGAGGCTTTTTGTGATTCTATTGGTATTGAGGTTACTCGTTTGAATGCTAGGTTATTGATTAGTGCTTTAGGTGAGGGGGTTTTTCCGGAGCCTCCAGGTTCTTATGATGCTGCTTTAAGGGCTTTTTCTGTTAGTGATGTTGTTGTTATGGGTGGTGTTTCGCCTGGTCAGTCAACTGATGCTGTTTCTGCTTTGATTGCTGAGTATGTTGATGCAGAGTTGTTGGTTTTTGCAACTTCTGTTGATGGTGTTTATAGTTCGGATCCTCGTTTTAATGATGATGCTGAGAAGCTTGATAGGATCTCTCCTGATCGTCTTGTTGAGATTGTTATGGAGACTGAGATTAAGGCTGGTGCAAAGGGTGTTGTTGATCCTCTTGCTTCGAAGATTATTGAGCGTTCTGAGATACCTACTGTTGTTTTAGATGGGAGTGAGCCTGAGAAGGTTAGGTCGGTTGTTTTGGATGGTGTGCATGAGGGTACTCTTGTTGTTTCTGAGAGTTATGAGGGTGTTTTGGGTTAG
- a CDS encoding creatininase family protein — translation MEKPKKVKIEEMTTKEIEKSIKNGVETAIIMVGSTEQHGPHLPTATDALIGEILGEKIARKTNALMAPTIQVGCSDHHMDFKGTITIKPHTLMELIKDYCTSLANHGFKNIAIISTHGGNCAPVTTIAPEISKKLDGTKIIPLSSFEKHIKVWNDSTKNHGIKPGDINHAGAAETSILLSEHPELIKKQNIKKGYTGEINSSTIFTEGLKAYTKTGVLGNPEKATKKIGEKIIKDTVNYFAKEIQKQTK, via the coding sequence ATGGAAAAACCAAAAAAAGTCAAAATAGAAGAAATGACCACAAAAGAAATAGAAAAATCAATAAAAAACGGAGTCGAAACAGCAATAATAATGGTAGGCTCAACAGAACAACACGGCCCACACCTACCAACCGCAACAGACGCATTAATAGGAGAAATATTAGGAGAAAAAATAGCAAGAAAAACAAACGCACTAATGGCACCAACAATCCAAGTAGGATGCAGCGACCACCACATGGACTTCAAAGGAACAATAACAATCAAACCACACACATTAATGGAGCTCATCAAAGACTACTGCACATCACTAGCAAACCATGGATTCAAAAACATAGCAATAATCTCAACACACGGCGGAAACTGCGCCCCCGTCACAACAATAGCCCCCGAAATTTCAAAAAAACTCGACGGAACAAAAATAATACCACTATCAAGCTTCGAAAAACACATAAAAGTCTGGAACGACTCAACAAAAAACCATGGAATCAAACCAGGAGACATAAACCACGCAGGAGCAGCAGAAACATCAATACTACTATCAGAACACCCAGAATTAATCAAAAAACAAAACATCAAGAAAGGATACACCGGAGAAATAAACTCCTCCACAATATTCACAGAAGGCCTAAAAGCATACACAAAAACAGGAGTCCTAGGAAACCCAGAAAAAGCAACCAAAAAAATAGGAGAAAAAATAATAAAAGACACTGTCAACTACTTCGCCAAAGAAATACAAAAACAAACAAAATAA
- a CDS encoding twin-arginine translocase TatA/TatE family subunit, whose protein sequence is MELSILAGGPLGIGLTEWVIIFLVILLLFGASKLPKLARSMGTAMGEFKKARSEMEQEVKKAEYETLESEPEGNEEGDLNIENIAKDLGIDIEGKTEEEIKKKIQEAMKEKGS, encoded by the coding sequence ATGGAGTTATCAATACTCGCCGGAGGTCCCCTTGGAATAGGACTCACCGAATGGGTTATCATATTCCTTGTAATACTATTGCTCTTCGGAGCAAGTAAACTCCCAAAACTAGCCCGATCAATGGGTACAGCAATGGGAGAATTCAAAAAAGCAAGGAGCGAAATGGAACAAGAGGTCAAAAAAGCAGAATACGAAACACTTGAAAGCGAACCAGAAGGAAACGAAGAAGGCGACCTCAACATAGAAAATATAGCCAAGGACCTCGGAATCGACATAGAAGGAAAAACAGAAGAAGAAATCAAAAAGAAAATACAAGAAGCAATGAAAGAAAAAGGAAGCTAA